The following DNA comes from Pseudobythopirellula maris.
AATGCGTACCACTAACGGACCATGGGAAATGAGGTTAGCGCTTCCACCGGCTATTGAGCGCCGCATATTGTCACGCCTCGCCGAGAACCAGGTCCCGAAAGAAGCAGCCTCGGATAACACGGATGGGCACGGATAAGAGCCCCTTCCATCCGTGCCCATCCGTGAAATCCGTGGTCGAGTCGTCTTTACCCCACGCACCGATTGGCCTAAGCCATGCGATTCGCCGTCTCTGATCTGCTGCTGCTCACGGCCCTCGTGGCGATCTACGCCGCGGGGAATTATCTGATGCCGGCGCCCGAATTGTCGTTCGCCAATCTTGCCATCGGCGCGGTCACGATCCTCGGCATGACGGGGCCCATCGCATACAGTATCCACCAGCATCGATCGACTTGTGGGAAGCGAATGTTTGCTTGCCGCTTGAGAAACTTCTGGCTGATGCACGTCGTCGTGTTGCTGATCTATATTGCCTACGTCGCGGTCGGCGTCGTCACCGGCATGAACGGGGCGCCGCTGGTCATCGCCATCTGCGCAGGCCATCACCTGATTTTTCTCTTGATGCTCCGGGTCGTCTTCACGGAAGAGGGGTTCCTAATCGGAGCCATGTTTGCGCGCTGGTCCGAGCACCGAGTGAGTTTTGACCCACGGACCAACCGCCTCGACTTCCGTCGCCTGCCGGGTGTGAAAGCGCCGTGGTTCTGGTCCCTGCAGTCGCCCGGCCACGCCAGGCTCGCCGGCGACGTGGCCGACGAAGTCCAGGCGATCCTTGCCGAGAAGCAGAGCCCGATCGAAGTAACCACGGATAACACGGATGGGCACGGATAAGAGCCCCTTCCATCCGTGCCCACCCGTGAAATCCGTGGTCGATTCTTTTTGCCCCACGCACCGATTGGCTTGAGCCATGCGATACGGTCTACGCGATCTCCTAATGCTCACTAGCCTTGCGGCGTTGTACGCCGCAGCGGCCGCGATGTGCATGCGGACTTTCGGTCCGGTAGTGTCCACAACGTCCTTGATTATTGGCGCCGTCGTCTGGCTGCTTTCAGCTACAGTTCACGCTCTCGATGCCAAACACAGGCGGGGAATGAATATCTTGCGAATCTGGTTGCCATTCGCTTGGCGTTGGCACTGGCTGGTGGCAGGGTTGTTCGCAGTGATGGTCGTCTTGCTTGGGGGTCTTCGCAGCAGCAGTGGTAGTAAGAACGACTGGCGTTTGATTTTTGGGGCTGCCGCCTATTTCCACGTTGTGATTGTGCGGAGGAACCAGATTGGCTTCTATCGGAAGGGGGTCGCTTACGCGGGACGTTTCGCCCACTGGGCGGCGGCCGATTGGCGGCTCGAGGAGAGCAGTCTTGGGACACGCCTTGTGCCGCACTTTCTTTCGAGGGATGGCGCAGTGCCTCCGCCACTAGCTGGCTGGCCGCTGGTTCCCGAAGACGCGTTGCCACAGGTCCGCACGATCCTCGCTGAGAAGCAGGGCGAGGAAGACGAATGATCAACGCAGGTAAGCCGCGGATGGCGGTTGAGGGGCCATCCGCGGCTTATCTGCGAAGATCTGCGGCGAATACTTTCGGCTGCCGCACCGCGTCAGGCAAGCTCATCTTCTGACAGCGGAGGCTGACCGGGGCCCCGCACACGCAGCACGCGTAGTTCGTCGCCGACCGTGACGAACAAGCCTCGATAGGTTCTTCCGCGGCGCGTCTTGAAAAGAAATTGGCGGACTTCAAACGGAGTCGCCTCGCCTTCAGGAGCCAACCCACAAGCTTGCGGAAGCTCAGCCGCCAAGGCGACAGCCGCCTCAAAAGCTAGCCACCATCGCTGTGCGCCTTCGGCGGTGCGTTGGTAGAGATAGTCGTTGATCGCCTGCGCGTCGTGTTCGGCGCGGGGCAAGATCCGCAACTGAAGGCCCATCAAACTTTATTTCGCCGACGGAACTCGTTGGCGAAGTCGTCGAATGGGCGACCGGTTTCACCGTGCTCCATATCACGAAGGGAAGCCTCGAGTGCGAGACGGTCCTCTTCGAACGATTGGCTCTCACGCCATTCGTCGTAGAGGCGATCGATCGATAATGCCCCGTCCGACGCGAGTCGTTGCTTCGCGTACGAAGCGAACTCGTCGACAAAATGCTCAGTGTTGTTCATAGCGGAAGGCCTGCAGATGTTCCTGTCATCAACTAACCCGATTGTAGCACGCTCGGGACCTTCTCACGAAATCGGTGGGTTCTCTTCGCCACTGGCGGATGGCGCCTCGCAGGTTATCCGCTACTTGTCTGCGATGCTGTGCGGCTATTCTCTTCAGCAGAGATACGTCGGCCGGTCGATCGTTTGGTCCTGCGACCCGTCGGCGGCGACGCGCTCCGCCACGCCTTCGGCGTCCAGGCCGTAGAGCGGGCTGACTTCGACCGTCACGCCTTCGGCCACGCCGCGGCCGGCGGCCTCGAGCCAGCGGCGGTGCTGGTTTTGCATGAACAGCTGCACGTACTCGGCCGTGTCCTTGGGGGCGCCCGGGGCGTTCTTGAGCGGCGCAAAGACCTCCTCTTCGGCGTACTCCACGACGATCGGGTTCTGGGCCTTCGGCAGCAGGTCGAAGATGAACCGCTCGAACTTTAGCGCGTTCGGCTCGGTCGGTTCGACGGTCTCGCCCCTCTCGGGACAAACGTGCGGCACCTTCTTGTTGGCGATGTGGAACGGCAACGCGTCCTTGAGCGCGAGCATCCGCTCGAGGAACGCGACGTCGAACACGTGGACCGCGATGCTGCCGGCCCAGAACTTCAGCCCGCCGGCGTCGTCGGTCGCGGCAGCGACCTCAGAAGGAAAGTCGCTGTACTCGATCACGTTGAGCTCGTCGCCCAGCATGACGAAGTTGCCGAGCTTGTCCTCGGGCGCCTGCTTCGTGACGGCCATCGAGGTGAGCTCGCTTTCGGCGAGCAGGTGGTAGCCGAGCATCTCGGCGTCGCCAATCGGCACGATCGGGTTGTCGACCTGCAGGTAGAAAAGTTGCTTCACGCCGCGGCGGCGCATGTGCTCGGTGGCGCCGCTGCTGGCCAGGGCGGCGATCGTGCCGCCGTGGCCGTCGGGGCTGAGGAACAGCTCCCCCTTGTCGGCCAGCAGCATCTTGCCGGTCGATTTATCGACGGCCGGCATCGTGCCTTGGCAAAAGACGAACAGGTCGTCCTCGGCGAGTCCGAAGCGGTTGTTCTCTTCGAGGAACTTGACTTGCTCGTCGTGCGTGATCGGACTGGTCATCAGATAGACCGGCACACCCACGCCGTGCCGCTTGGCGAGCGCGACCGCCTTCTCGAGATGGATCTGCAGCAAGGTGGCGCCGGAGACCGGCCCGATGGGGAACACCCCCTTGGGGTGGTCGAAGCCGAGGCGGCTCCCCTGGCCGCCGGCCACGAGCAGCACGCCAACCTCGCCGGCGTCGAGCGTTTGCTTGCCACGCTCGGAGGCTTGGTCGGGCGTCACGCCGAGGCCGCCCCCCTGCCCCGCCTCGCGGTCGCTGAGACGCATCGCCACGGGCGGTTCGGCCGTGCGGGCGAGCTCGGCCCAGTCGGGCTGGTCGGCGTCGCCGCGGTAGAGCTCGCCGAGTTGCTCGAGATCGACCGCCGCAAGCTGCGCGGCCAGCTTTGATTGCTGCCCTTCGGTCAGGTCGTCCCAGAAGCCAACGGCGTGCTGCTGGCCGTGGGGCGTGAGTCGTGCGAGGAGTTCGGCGGGGGCGGGCATCGGCGGCTTGTGTCGTGAGAGGGAAGTGGTGATCCGAGTGGGCGGGGGTATTGGCCCACGAATGCCTTGGCGAGAGCCGCATTATCGCCCGATTGCCGTCGTCTGGCTACCTCACGCGGCAGCCTCTGGGCGAGGCCCCTAGGGCGCCCTGCCGGGAGGCCGTATTTTCCGGCTCGTCGGCCCCGCCGAGGCGTTGCTGCCGGAGCCCACAACAAGATATAGTGTGGGCTTGGCGTCGCCGGCTTGGCGACGCTCATGACCCCGATCACGCGACTCGTCGTCGCCCCCCGTATCACGTCGAAGCGACCAAGGCGAAGAAGCCTTCTGCGCTTCCAAGCACCTGTTCGCTTTCAAGGAGACATCTCAGTGGCATCCGGCAATTATCTGTTCACCAGCGAATCGGTCAGCATGGGGCACCCGGACAAGGTGTCGGACCAGATCAGCGACGCGATCGTTGACGACATCTTGGCCAACGACCCCAACCCCGGCGCCGCCCGCGTGGCTGTGGAGACGCTCTGCACCACCGGCCAGGTGGTGGTGGCCGGCGAGGTCCGCACCAGCCACTACGTCGACGTGCAGAAGGTGGTCCGCGAGACGATCAAGCGGATCGGCTACACCGACCCATCGATCGGCTTCAGCCACGACTGCGGCGTGCTGAACGCCATCCACGGCCAGAGCGAAGACATCGCCCAGGGCGTCGACGCCGAGACGAGCCTCAGCGACGAGCAAGGCGCCGGCGACCAAGGCCTGATGTTCGGCTACGCGTGCAACGAGACCGACGTGCTCATGCCGCTGCCGATCCACCTGTCGCACCGCATCGTCGAAAAGCTGGCCGAGCTGCGCCAGAGCGGCGAGCTCTCGTACCTGCGTCCCGACAGCAAGAGCCAGGTCACCGTGGAGTACGGCCCGGACAACAAGCCGATCCGCATCGACACGGTGGTCGTCAGCACGCAGCACGACGAGAGCATCCTCGCCGACTGCGGCAAGGTGATCACCGAGGCGGCCAAGCAGGAGATCATCGACAAGGCGATCAAGCCTTGCCTGCCCGCCGAGTTCATCGACGGCGACATCACCTACCACATCAACCCGACCGGCAAGTTCGTGATCGGCGGCCCGCACGGCGACACGGGCCTCACCGGCCGCAAGATCATCGTCGACACCTACGGCGGCCGCGGCCGCCACGGCGGCGGCGCGTTCAGCGGCAAGGACCCCTCGAAGGTCGACCGCTCGGCCGCCTACATGGCCCGCTACGTGGCGAAGAACATCGTGGCCGCCGGCTTGGCCGACGAGGTCGAGGTGCAGCTCGCCTACGCGATCGGCGTGGCCGAGCCGGTCAGTGTGAACGTCAACACGTTCGGCACGGGCAAGGTTGATAACGAGACGCTGATCGGCCTGATCCGCGACAACTTTAGCCTCACGCCGGGCGGCCTGATCAAGGAGCTGGGTCTCACCCGCCCGGTGATGTCGGCCACGGCGGCCCACGGCCACTTCGGCCGCGTGCCCGGCCCGAACGGCGAGTTCAGCTGGGAGAAGACCGACAAGGCCGACACCCTGGCCAAGGCGGCCGAAGGCGCCGCCGCGGCGGTTTAATCGTCTCACCACAGAGAGCACAGAGGACACAGAGAGGAGTCGCAGGGGACTTGAGCCGCTGCCTTCCTTTTTCTTTCTCTGTGTCCTCTGTGGTGAATTCTTATGGAACTAAGAATCGGCTTAGGCGAAGACCGCCACCGGCTCGACGAGCCCGGCACGGGCCCGCTGCGCATCGGCGGGATCGACGTGCCGCACGGCCGTGGCCTCATCGGCCACAGCGACGCCGACGTGCTGCTGCACGCCGTGACCGACGCCTTGCTGGGCGCCGCCGGGCTGGAGGACATCGGCGAGATCTTCCCCAACACGGACGGCGAGAACCGCGGCCGTGACTCGCGTCACTTCCTGCGTCACGCTTACGAGTTGGTCCGCGCCGAGGGCTTCGAGTTGGTGAACCTCGACTGCGTCGTCTCGGCCCAGCGGCCCAAGCTCGCGCCGCACAAAGACTCGATGCGACGCGTGATCGCCGAGACACTCGAGGTGCCGGCCGGGCGTGTGGGCCTCAAGGCCAAGACCGGCGAGGGAGTCGGCCCCGTGGGCCGCGAGGAGGCGATCGACGCCCGCTGCGTCGCGCTCGTCAGGCACGAAACGGACGCCGACCACTGATCTCCTCGCCGCGTCGGCCCGATCAGGCGGCCATCGCCCGGCAGCTCTCGACGCACTTGCGGCAGCTTTCCGCGCACGTCTTGCAGTGGCTGTTCGAGTGCTCGTCGCATGCGTCGGCGCACCACTGGCAGATGTCGGCGCACAAGGCGCACGCCTTGGCGGCGAAATCGCTGTCGACAGCCATCAGGCTCGCGCAGAACTGGCAGGCGGCCGCGCACTCCACGCAGCATGCCGGGCAGTCGTTCATCGTGTCCTTGCCGGACATCTCTTGGAAGCAAGTCAAGCAGTCGACCGCGCACTGCTGGCACGCAACGAGGCAATCGGCGTAGGTTTCTGTAGCAACGCTCATGGTTTTCCTCCGGGAAAGTGATTGAGAAAGAATCCTTTCCGAAGGGGGATGCAAATCGGGCGCCTCACGCGATAGGAGCGTAAGCCGGCATTGGAACGGTTGCTGACGGTCCCGCTCGATCCAGTGTGCGAGCCGCGGCGCCGGAGAGGTCGCCAAGCGGTCGCCCCCCTCAATAAGCCATGCCGCGTTGGATGGAGTCAAAAACGGCCGATCGGCGAGGGGCGATTCAATCGCGAGAAACAAGTCTCTTGGTGGGCGTCTCGCAGGTGCGTTCTAGAGCGCACTACTAGTAGCCGTAGCGTCGTTTTCGCCTTGTCGACGCCGAATCATACCGCCACACACGCTACGCATCTGTGCGATTCGCGCTAGCAACTACGTGGCGGCCGCCACGTAACCGCGCGAGCAAATCAAGCAGCAAAGGAAACCGCCAAAGCGACGCCGCCCGACAAAGTATCTATGCGGTGCAACTCGATCCTGAGCCAGTCGGCTGGCGGCCGGTCGAAGGCAATTCATCGGACGGGAACCAACGCTCGACCACCGCGAAGAACTCTTCCGAGCTGCGGATCGTGGCGACGTGCTTGCGGAACTCGCGGGCGCCGCGGCGGCCCTGGGCGTAGCAGCAGGCGTACTTGCGCATCAGCACCGAGCCCTTCTGCTCACCGAAGCGGTCGACCACCAGGCCGAAGTGCCGCACCATCAGGCGCCGCTGCTCGTCGAGCGACGGTTCGAGGGGCGCCGGCTCGCCCCGCAGCAGGGCCGCCGCCTGGGCGAACAGCCACGGCTTGCCGAGCGACGCCCGGGCGATCATCACGCCGTCCACTCCGAAGTGGGTGAACGCTTCGAGCACCTTCTCGGGCGTGTCCAAGTCGCCGTTGCCAATCAGCGGGATCCGCTTCAGGTGCGGCTTGATCGAGGCGATCGTCTCCCAGTCGGCCGAGCCGCGGAACATGTCGGCCGCCGTGCGTCCGTGGACCGTGAGCGCCGCCGCGCCGGCGCCCTCCACGATCTGGGCGACGTCGTGGATCACGATCTTGTCGCGTGTGCAGCCCAGGCGGGTCTTGGCCGTCACGGGGGTCGGCGCGCAAGCCTCGACCACGCGCTCGATGATCCGCCCCATGCGGTCGGGCTCGCGGAGCAGGTACGACCCGCTGTGCGCCTTCTCGGTCACCTGACGCACCGGGCAGCCGAAGTTGATGTCGACCACGCTGACGCGGTAGTCCTCCACGAGGCGGCGGCCCACTTTGGCCAGCGTCTCGGGGTCGTTGTCCCAGATCTGCACGGCCAGCGGCCGCGGCTCGTCGGCCACGCCCCACAGCCGGTCGGGGTGTTCGGCCTCTTGCTCATCGAGCCAGACGAAGCCCTTGGCGTTGACCATCTCGGTGGCCAGGAGCCCCGAGCCGCCAAACTCGCGCACGATCTGCCGGAAGGCGTAGTTGGTGAACCCCGCCATCGGGGCCTGCAAGATCGGCGGGTCGACGACCAGGTCGCCGATC
Coding sequences within:
- a CDS encoding type II toxin-antitoxin system RelE/ParE family toxin, with product MGLQLRILPRAEHDAQAINDYLYQRTAEGAQRWWLAFEAAVALAAELPQACGLAPEGEATPFEVRQFLFKTRRGRTYRGLFVTVGDELRVLRVRGPGQPPLSEDELA
- a CDS encoding UTP--glucose-1-phosphate uridylyltransferase; protein product: MPAPAELLARLTPHGQQHAVGFWDDLTEGQQSKLAAQLAAVDLEQLGELYRGDADQPDWAELARTAEPPVAMRLSDREAGQGGGLGVTPDQASERGKQTLDAGEVGVLLVAGGQGSRLGFDHPKGVFPIGPVSGATLLQIHLEKAVALAKRHGVGVPVYLMTSPITHDEQVKFLEENNRFGLAEDDLFVFCQGTMPAVDKSTGKMLLADKGELFLSPDGHGGTIAALASSGATEHMRRRGVKQLFYLQVDNPIVPIGDAEMLGYHLLAESELTSMAVTKQAPEDKLGNFVMLGDELNVIEYSDFPSEVAAATDDAGGLKFWAGSIAVHVFDVAFLERMLALKDALPFHIANKKVPHVCPERGETVEPTEPNALKFERFIFDLLPKAQNPIVVEYAEEEVFAPLKNAPGAPKDTAEYVQLFMQNQHRRWLEAAGRGVAEGVTVEVSPLYGLDAEGVAERVAADGSQDQTIDRPTYLC
- the metK gene encoding methionine adenosyltransferase, whose translation is MASGNYLFTSESVSMGHPDKVSDQISDAIVDDILANDPNPGAARVAVETLCTTGQVVVAGEVRTSHYVDVQKVVRETIKRIGYTDPSIGFSHDCGVLNAIHGQSEDIAQGVDAETSLSDEQGAGDQGLMFGYACNETDVLMPLPIHLSHRIVEKLAELRQSGELSYLRPDSKSQVTVEYGPDNKPIRIDTVVVSTQHDESILADCGKVITEAAKQEIIDKAIKPCLPAEFIDGDITYHINPTGKFVIGGPHGDTGLTGRKIIVDTYGGRGRHGGGAFSGKDPSKVDRSAAYMARYVAKNIVAAGLADEVEVQLAYAIGVAEPVSVNVNTFGTGKVDNETLIGLIRDNFSLTPGGLIKELGLTRPVMSATAAHGHFGRVPGPNGEFSWEKTDKADTLAKAAEGAAAAV
- the ispF gene encoding 2-C-methyl-D-erythritol 2,4-cyclodiphosphate synthase translates to MELRIGLGEDRHRLDEPGTGPLRIGGIDVPHGRGLIGHSDADVLLHAVTDALLGAAGLEDIGEIFPNTDGENRGRDSRHFLRHAYELVRAEGFELVNLDCVVSAQRPKLAPHKDSMRRVIAETLEVPAGRVGLKAKTGEGVGPVGREEAIDARCVALVRHETDADH
- a CDS encoding four-helix bundle copper-binding protein, with product MSVATETYADCLVACQQCAVDCLTCFQEMSGKDTMNDCPACCVECAAACQFCASLMAVDSDFAAKACALCADICQWCADACDEHSNSHCKTCAESCRKCVESCRAMAA
- the dusB gene encoding tRNA dihydrouridine synthase DusB, with translation MTTLSTNAPAGRPQIAPLVIGDLVVDPPILQAPMAGFTNYAFRQIVREFGGSGLLATEMVNAKGFVWLDEQEAEHPDRLWGVADEPRPLAVQIWDNDPETLAKVGRRLVEDYRVSVVDINFGCPVRQVTEKAHSGSYLLREPDRMGRIIERVVEACAPTPVTAKTRLGCTRDKIVIHDVAQIVEGAGAAALTVHGRTAADMFRGSADWETIASIKPHLKRIPLIGNGDLDTPEKVLEAFTHFGVDGVMIARASLGKPWLFAQAAALLRGEPAPLEPSLDEQRRLMVRHFGLVVDRFGEQKGSVLMRKYACCYAQGRRGAREFRKHVATIRSSEEFFAVVERWFPSDELPSTGRQPTGSGSSCTA